The genomic region CCAGTCAACGTCAAGCGCTGCTGGTGAATGGACTCATGATAGAGCGTCGAGGCAAGAACCCCAGGGTTCCCGCTCTTCAACACCTTGGAGAATAAACCTTCACGAATCATTATGAGACCATCTTCCCATACCCCGCCCGCCTGAATCTGCCCCTCCCGAACCTTGGGAGAGAAACCCAGGTAGTGTTTCGTCCCATCCTCAGCCGTAACTTCTCGATATCGAATCCCATCTGGGAGGACGGAGATGCGTTCTTTTGCTTGTTGTCCGGCAAACGGCCCGTTCTGGATTGTGCCTCCTCGAATCTGGACGCTATAGTATTTCAGGGACAGGGCTATCGCTCGCGAAAATGCGCTATCTCGCTCTGCGTTCGCCTCGTCGAGCATCCGCTTAGCCAGACCCCATGCCTCGAGAGCCTTGGGGCTATCATCTGACTCGGCTCTTGCACGAGCTTTTTTCTCGGCATCGAGAAATCCGATGGCTTGTTTGCGCCGATCCTCCCCTTGGGATATCAAATCCAATATTTCCGCCTTCATTTCTTCAGTCGCAGAACACGGATAGGAAACCCCCCATGCATTTGAACATGGCCGATCCGTCGCAGCGGCATGCACTGGGTTCCACAAAACCATCAACAACAACCCCACAATCACGGAACGACCTCAAAAACGACGTCTTGCGATTCAAAACGTCCCAGCGCATATTGACGGAGCACGTCATCCAACTCCCGAGTATGCCGATCGAATTCTGAACCCATCGGACTCGACTTCCGTACAGGAGGAAGATCGTCATAAACGACCCTCAGCCGATAGGTTCCCGGCCTGGTGAACTGATAGGACGTCTGCAACGCATGAAAACCCGGGATGGCCGGCTTCGGCGGAATCTTCCCCCCCAGGGTTCTGTAAAAATCTTCCACGGGGTCTACCTTCTTCGGCGCTCTAGAATAAAGCGTTTCACCTGGCAACAAGGTGACGCGAAGTTGATCAATGCGTTCGGAATAGGCGTTGAGATCCCGAACCCGCAAGCTGCGCTGTTCCGACGTCAACTGCCGTTCATCGGGGAGGCGGAACTCCGTCGAGTAGCCCCCGCTCGCGATGGCTTTCTCTTCCGACTGCAGCACCAGCTCTCCGTCAGGGCCGCTCAAATAAAACCTGAAATGCTCATCGATCGGTTCGCCAGTCTTAAAAAGCGACTTCGATCCATCCCAGACAGAGAGTGCCTCGCGTCCCACGTTCTGGAGTTCCAGTCGATAGGTGAAGCGCTCCCCCTTGCGCAACTGAGTCGCCTGCGGAATCAAGGTCAGCTTGATCTTCCTGGAAACCGGCTCGAGCGTGAAGCCCGGCGGAGCTGGACGAACGAGCTCATGTCGGTCGTTGCGCTCCATGCGCCACTCGAAGAGACTCTGTTCATGGGTGGCGTTCAACGCCGCGAGCAGCTTCCTATCCTTCTCCGACATCCCCGGGCGCTCTGCGCGCTTCTTCGGCAAAGGAAGGTCCGGAGCGACGGGGCGATTGTCAGCGGGCGGCTCCGTCTTGCGACAGGAGAAGAATCCCGCTGCGAGCACGATGAGCGCCAGCCCTCCGAAAAGCCGTCTCATTATCATGCGATTCTGAAGTATCCCACGAGGCTGCAGTGCAGCGGGCGCACGAAGTGCGTCGCCTTGGTCAGGCCGTCGCCCGTCGGGGTGCCGATGGACATCGTCGCGTAGCCCTCGCCCATGCCCAGGCCGTAGAAGGTCGGGGCGTTCTTGACGAAGATGGAGCAGGCCATCCGCCGGCCCATCTTCGTGAGGTTCGCGACGTCCATCGAGTGCATGCTCGAGGTGTGGCGGTTGTAGCCCTCGGCGTGGTAGCCGAGCTCGATGGCCGCGTCGATGTCCGCGGCCGAGGTCACCGGCAGCACCGGCATGAGCTGCTCGGTCCACACGAAAGGATGGTCGTTGGGGACGTCGGCCCAGAGCAGGCGCACGCCCTCGGGCACCGAGATGCCGGCGCCCTTCGCGATGACGGCGGCGTCCTTGCCGACGAAGTCGCGGTTGAGCTTGGGGTCCTTGCAGCCCCTGCCGCCCTCGACGATGACGAGCTTCGTCACCGCGTCGATCTGCGAGGGCGAGAGCTCGAAGGCGCGCGGGTCGCGGCGCATGGCCTCGAGGAAGCGCCCGTGCGCGGCCCGGGTCGTGATGACCTCCTTCTCGGCGGTGCAGAGCACGCCGTTGTCGAAGGAGGCGCCGGTGATGATGTCCTCGGCGGCCCGGGGCAGCAGCGCGGTCTCGTCCACGATGGCCGGCGGGTTGCCGGGTCCGGCGGCGATGGTCTTGCAGACCTTCCCGGCGGTGAGCGCCACCTTCACGATGGCGGGGCCGCCGGTGACGAGGTTGACGCGCGGGCCCGGGTGGGTGAGCAGGGCCTTCGTCGTCTCCTGCGAGGGCGGGTCGACGGTGACGAGGAGGTTGCGCGGGCCGCCGGCCGAGACGATGGCGTCGTTCAAAAGCCGCATCGTCTCGCGGCTGCACTTGACCGACGCCGGATGCGGAGAGAAGATGACCGCGTTGCCGCCGGCGAGCGCCGAGATGGCGTTGTTGATGACCGTGGCGCAGGGGTTCGTCGAGGGCGTGATGGCGGCGATGACGCCGAAGGGCGCGTACTCGACCAAGGTGAGTCCCTTGTCGCCGGTGTAGGCCTGCGCGCGCAGGTCCTCGACGCCGGGGGTCTTGAGCGAGCAGACGAGGTTCTTCTGGACCTTGTCGGGCCAGCGCCCCATCCCCGTCTCCTCGCGCGCCATCTTCGCGAGGGGCTCGGCGTTCTGCACCCCGGCCGAGCGCATCGCGCGGATGATCTTCCGCCGCGCCTCCAGGCCCATGGCCTGGAACTCCTCCTGGGCGCCCTCCGCCGCGCGGAAGGCGTCGTCGATGCTAGAGAAGACGAAGCCCCCCTCGCTTCCGGCCGGACGGCGGCCGGAAGCGAGCTGGAGCGGACCCTCGGCCGATTCGACCTGGCGGAGCACTTCCGCGACGATGCGCGTGATGTCGTCGTTGTTCATGGGAGCGGCCTCCCGGCGTCAGCCTTGCGCGTCGTCCTTCTTGAAGAACACGCGCTTTCCGCCCAGCTCGACGGTGTCCACGATCGCGACGATCGTGGCGTCCACCGGCGCGCCCTCGGTGCGGGCGGTCTGCCGCGCCGAGGAGCCCTGGACGATGAGCACCAGCTCGCCTTCGCCGGCGCCGACCGCGTCCACGGCGACCAGCGGGGCGCCTTGGACCGCGCCCTGCGGGTCGGCCGATCGGACGAGGAGCAGCTTCCGACCGACGAGCTTCTCCTCCTTCTGGGTGGAGACGATGGTCCCGACGACGCGGGCGAACAGCATCGGCGTCGATGCCGCCGCTTACTTGCGTCCGCGGGCGAGCGTCTCGGGCAGGGAGATGGGCATCTTCCCCTCGAGGTCCGGGTGCGGCTGCGGGATGACGTGCACCGCGACGAGCTCGCCGACCTTCTGGGCGGCGGCGCCGCCGGCGTCGCAGCTGGCGCGGCACGCCGCGACTTCGCCGCGGAAGAGGACGGTCACGAGGCCGGTGCCGACCTTCTCGTAGCCGACGATGTGCACGTTGGCGGCCTTCACCGCCGCGTCCGCCGCTTCGACGCAGGCCACCAGGCCGCGCGTCTCGATCATTCCCAGAGCTTCCATGTGTTCCCCCGTTCTCTTATGTGATGTGGACGAAGTCCCCGTTCTTGAGCCACGCCGCGTTCGCCTCGTCGCTGTCGACGTGGAGCTCGAGCGCGAACTCCGGCGAGACGCGGACCAGCACCTGCTCGAAGACCAGTTCGCGCGGCCCGCCGATGCCGGCGCGCATGCGCACGATGTCCCCGGTCTTCAGGTTCAAAACTCTTCCTTCGTCGGGACTGAGGTGGAGGTGGCGCATCGGGATGATGAGCCCCTCCTGCACCTCGACCGAGCCCTTCGGCCCGTGCACCTTCACGGGCGCCGCGCCCTCGAGCTTCCCCGAGCCGGCGACCGGCGGCTTGAGGCCGAGGGCCAGCGCATCGCCGCGCGAGAGCTCGACCTGGGTCTTGGGGCGGTGCGGGGCGATGAGGCGCAGGCCGTTCAAGCGGCCTTTGGGCCCCTCGACGTCCACGGTCTCATGACAGGCGAAGTAGCCGGGCTGACGCAGGCGCCGCATCTCCGTCGGCTTCCTGTCGCGGCCGAAGAGAAGGTCCCAGTGCTCGGCGCTGAGGTGGACGTGCTTGTTCGAGATCCCGACCGGGACGGCCGTCTTCGAGCGCTCGATGCGCTCGAGGACGTCCTTCGCGATGTCCCGGGCAAGTGCTCCGACCGGGGAATTATGCATGTTTTGTCCGGGCGATTTCGTCCAGGCGAGACAAGGAGAGAGGAGCGAGGATGCCTCGAGGCATCTGAGCGACGAATGACGCGGTCGCAGCCCGAAAGCGCCCGGCCCCTTTCCAAGAAGTTTCGCTGCCTACGGCAGCGAAACTATTCTGGACGGGGAGGCCCGCCCCCGCGCGCATTCCGCGTCGCTCCTCCCTCAGATAGACCACGCTATCTTCGGTCGTCGCTCCTTGAATCCGCATCAGGCTCGGGCCTCCAAAACACGCATAATTCCCCGGTCGGAGCACCGGGTCGCCAATCTAGCGTCCCACCGGCGTCTGGAACTTGATGATGCGGGAGAAGGCCTCGACCTTGAGGCTCGCACCGCCGACGAGCGCGCCGTCGAGGTCGGGCTCGGACATGAGGGCGTCCACGTTCTCGGCCGTCACCGAGCCGCCGTAGAGGACGCGGACCGCGTCCGCGAAGCCCTGCCCGAGCAGGCGGGCGACGGTCTTGCGGATGAAGAGGTGGGCGTCCTGGGCCTGGGCCGGCGTGGCGGTCTTGCCGGTGCCGATGGCCCAGACCGGCTCGTAAGCGATGACGAGCGCGGCGAGCTCGACCGCGGCGAGGCCCTTGAGGCCGCCGCTCAGCTGGGTCTCGAGCACCCGGTAGGTCTTCTGCGATTCGCGCTCCGCGAGCGTCTCGCCGATGCAGAACACCGGGACGAGGCCCGCCTTCAGCGCCGCGCGGATGCGCTTGTTGACCGTCTCGTCGGTCTCCCCGAAATACTGGCGGCGCTCGGAGTGACCGATGATGACGTGCGTGCAGCCCGCGTCCTTGAGCTGGTTCGGGGCGATCTCGCCGGTGAACGCGCCCTTCTCCTCCCAGTGGAGGTTCTGCCCGCCGAGCGCGATCGGTCCGCCCTTCAGGGCGGAGCCGACGCTGGTCAGCGCGGTGAACGGCGGGGCGACCAGGATCTCGGGGCCCTCATAGGGCTTGGGCAGCGAGGAGAGCAGGCCTTGGACCAGGGCGAGCGAGCCCTTGAGGTCGAGGTTCATCTTCCAGTTTCCGGCGATGAGCGGGCGGCGGTTCTTATTCATGGTATCTGTGGCCTAATTGTCCACAATCGGGACTCCCGGCCTGTTTTTATTATACCTCAATAGGACGCAGGTCAAGCGCCCATTATCGTGCCTGCCATATAACGTTTAGTCATCAGGGGGGTGCCCCCACACATTTCATGTTTCACGTCAGGGGGACTGCCCCCTGATGTTTCATATTAGGCCCATCCGATGGATAAATAAGAGCGCCCGCGTAAGCGGGCGCTCTTTGATGATTCACGCGTACGGTCAATACTCGGAGAAAGGGACGACGAGTTCCTGCATCGTCGCGGGGTGGTAGTCTTCCTTGTAGCTCGACTTGGGGCTGCGGCGGATGCGGAGGGCCAGGACCTTGGCCTTGCGGCCGGCGGTGATGGAGGAATCCCGGTCGGTGAAATAGAGCACATAGGTCGCGCTGCCCAGTGTGGCCGCGCGCACGCCCTCGCGCTCTCCCGCGAAGACGAAGTTCGAGGCCAAGTGGCGCCACTCTTTGCGCAAGGCCTGCCCCCCGTAAGAGGGCCGGTCGGCGAGGATGGTGATGCGGAAGCCGAAGACGCGCAGGATCCACGCCGCGGAGTTGGTCAGGATCTTGCGGCTCTCGATGTCGTAGCTGTTGTTGACGATCTCCCAGAAGGCCGGGGAGAAAGGCACCGTCCCGCTCTTGAAGGCCTTGGTATACGAGGGTGTCGAGAAGACCAGGGTGTCGTCGTAGTCGAACGCCACCTTGAGCCCGCCGATGGTCACGAGGCTGTAGATGAGCCCCCAGACCATCATCATGCCGAGCACCTTCTTGAAGAAGGTGACGGTCTTGTCGACTTTTTCCTTGGCGACCTTGACGATTTCCATGTACCGGCGCCTATCCTATTAAATTTCCAGCCGATTTCAGAGTTTCTGGATGCGTCCGTCGGTCGGCATGGCCAGCGGGGAGTAGTTGCGCACGCACCACTCCAGCATGTCCCGCACGAGCACCGGCGTGTAGGCCGGGTCGGCCCCCCTCTGGAAGGACGCGTAGCCGTCGCCGCCGCCCACGACGAAGTCCGCCGCCGTCACCGAGTAGCTCTCGGCGTCCTGGAGCGGCTTCCCGCCCACGAGGACCTCGCGCAGCTTCTTCCCCCTCGGCGCCGCCGCTTCGTAGCGCATGGTGAGGCCCGCGACCTGCAGGATGCCGCGGTCCCCGTCGACGGAATGCTCGAGCGCCTCGCGCAGCTGGGCCCCCGTCATGGTCAGGGTCACCAGCGTGTTGTCGAAGGGCATGATGGAGAACACGGTCCGCATCGTCACCGGTCCGGCGGTGAGGTCGGCGCGGATGCCGCCCGAGTTCTGGAAGGCGATCTGCGTCTTCGTGTACTTGCGGGTGCAGTCGCACATCCAGTCGCCGAGGGAGGATTCCTCGTAGCGCTCGCGGCGCAGCATGACCGTCGAGCTCCCGATGACGACGTCGAGGGCGCTGCCGACCTCCTTGCGATACTTCTCGACGAGCTTGAGGACCGCGGGGTCCTCGCCGTACTGGTCGACCCAGAGGTCGTAGACCTTGTCCTCGGAGCGGAGGATCTTGTGCGTCTTGGGGTCGATCTCCAGGACGACCTTGCCGAGGCGGTTGAGGCTGGAGCCGGTCTGAACGACGAGCGTCCCGTTCTTCGGCTCGCGCCAGGGCTCCTTGAGCAGGGTGTGCGAGTGCCCGCCCACGATGAGGTCGATGCCGGGCACCGCGGTCGCGATGGCCTTGTCGTCCTTGAACTGGGTCTTGTCGAGGTCGGCGTAGCCCACGTGGGAGAGGAGGATGACGACCTCGGCGCCCGCGGCCTTGAGCTCGGAGACGGTCTTGCGCGCCCACTCGATCTCGTCGCCGGCGGCGCGGCCGGGGAAGTTCTTGGGGAAGACCAGGGTGCTCATGCCGGTGGTGATCAGCGCGAACATGCCGACCTTCACGCCGCCCACGTCCTTGATGATCCACGGCTTGAGGTAGGGGACCCGTTCGTTCGTCGCGGCGGTGAGGACGTTCGCGCCGAGGACCGGGGCGTTGATCGAGCCGATGAGGCTCTTGAGGTTCTCCTCGCCGTAGTCGTACTCGTGGTTGCCGACCGTGAGCGCGTCGTAGCCGAGCAGGTTGAAGTACTCCGCCAGCGAGCGCCCCTGCGTGAAGTTGCCCTCGGGCGTGCCCTGGAACCAGTCGCCGACGTCGAGGAGGAGGCGGGGGACGCCCGGCTCGGAGAGCTTCTTGATCGCGTTGGAGGCGACCGCCGCGCCGCCGACCATGCGGCTGGGGTCCTCCTTGTTGTAGGTCGCCGGCCGGGCCATGATCCAGCCGTGGATGTCGTTGGTGTGGAAGACCTGGATGCGCAGGGACTCCCCGGCGCAGACGCCGGCGATCGGGAGCGCGAGCAGCAGGGCGGCGGCGAGGGAGAGGAGCGTCGTTCTTCGGTTCATGGGTTCCTCACGAGGAGTTCGGCGAGCCGGTCCGTCGCCTCGACGCCATGCGCGGCGGCGTCGGAGAGGCGGCGGTAGAGTTCGCGGGTCTTGAGCATGCGCACGACGCTCGGCCCCTGGAGCTGTTCGGCCAGCCCCTTGCGGGTGAGGCCTTCGACGTAGAGAAAAGCCTTGCGCGCCTGCACCAGGGCGCCGGCACGGGGGTCCGGCGCACGGCCGAGCTCGCGCGCGGCCGCCTCGAGCTCGCGGCCTCCCTCGCGCAGGACGGAGGCCGCCTGACGGATGAAGGCGTCGACGGGGGTGCCGAAAAGGCGCGCCTCGGCGGCGGCCTCGCCCAGGGCCTTCCCCGACTCCTCGAGGGAGCGCGCGCAGGCGCGGGCGAGCCGGAGGTCCGCGGGCGGCCACTTGAGCGCGGAGAACGCCGCGTCGGGGTCCGGTCCGGCCGGCTCCGCGGCGGGCGCGGGGGACGAGGGGACGAGGGCGAAGTCCTCGAAGCGGCGCAGCCGCGACTGCAGGCGCCGGACCTCCGCGAGGAGCGGAGGGCAGGATCCCGCGCGCCGGGAACGGGAAGAGAGCATCGCCGCCATTCTACAAATTGTGGCGAAGGACGGCGGGGGACTCAGTTCTTGACGGCGGGATGCGGCAGGCTCCGCAGTCCGCGCCACCACAGCCCGAGGACGGCGATGCGGTAGAGCAGGCCGGTATCGATCTCGCGCGAGCCGGCGCGCAGGTGGGCGAGCATCGCGCGCAGGCGGGGTACGTCGAAGACCCCCAGGCCCTCGAAGCCGCGGTCGGCGAGGAGGTCCTCGAGGAAGGAGTTCTTCGGCGAGCGGACCCACTCCTCCCAGGGGACGACGAAGCCGTGCTTGCGCCGGAAGGCGATGGGACGCGGCAGGTACTTGGCGGCGATGCGGCGCAGCAGGTACTTCCCCTTCAGGCGCCTCATCTTCACCGAGCCCGGCAGGCCGAGCGCGTACTCGACGAGGCGCCGGTCGAGGAAGGGCACGCGCGCCTCCAGCGAGGCCCGCATCGTGGCCTTGTCGGCCTTCATGAGCAGGGCGTCGCAGAGCACCGTGCGCAGGTCGAAGCCCTGGGCGCCGGCGAGCGTGTGCGGCTCGTCGTAGTCCTTGAGCCACTCGAGCGCGTCGATCCGATGGGAGGCGGCGCGGAACTCGGGCTTCAGCACGATCGCGTACTGCTCGGGGTCCCCGTGCGCGCTGCTGCGTCCCCAGGAGGCGAGGTCGGCGTAGGGGATGCCCTCGAAGAGGCGCCCGCGCCCGAAACCGCGCGCCAGCGCCGCGGCCGGGCGGCGGCCCCAGGCCGGCATCGCCGCGACGGCCTCCGAAAGCCAGGCGGCCTTGTAGCGGTTGTAGCCGCCGAAGAGCTCGTCGGCGCCCTCCCCGGTGAGCACGACCTTGACCCGCTTGCGGGCGTATTTCGCGAGCAGATAGGTGGGCAGGATGGCCGAGTCGGCGACCGGTTCATCGAGGCACTCGGCGAGGCCGGCGACGTCGTCGAGCACGGCGGCCGGCAGGACCAGCTCATGGTGCTCCGTGCCGAGATAACGGGCGACCGCGCGTGCGTGGGCGGATTCGTCGAGACCCGCGCGCGCGCCCGAGAAGCCGATGTTGAAGGTCTCGACCTTGGCGCGGGTCGCCCGCGTCATCAAGGCGGCGATCAGCGAGGAGTCCACTCCCCCGCTCAGAAAGGCGCCGACGGGGACGTCGCTGAGGAGCTGCTCGCGGACCGAGGCGATGAGGAGGCGCTCGGTCTCCGCGAGGGCCTCGGCGAAGCCGACCTCGCGCCGCGGATGGCGCCCGGCGTGGCGCGAGGGGAGCTCCCAGTACTTCTCGACGCGCAGCCCCTGGGCGTCGAGTCGCAGCCAGTGACCCGGCGGCAGCTTGAGGGCCGCCTCCAGG from Elusimicrobiota bacterium harbors:
- a CDS encoding aldehyde dehydrogenase family protein encodes the protein MNNDDITRIVAEVLRQVESAEGPLQLASGRRPAGSEGGFVFSSIDDAFRAAEGAQEEFQAMGLEARRKIIRAMRSAGVQNAEPLAKMAREETGMGRWPDKVQKNLVCSLKTPGVEDLRAQAYTGDKGLTLVEYAPFGVIAAITPSTNPCATVINNAISALAGGNAVIFSPHPASVKCSRETMRLLNDAIVSAGGPRNLLVTVDPPSQETTKALLTHPGPRVNLVTGGPAIVKVALTAGKVCKTIAAGPGNPPAIVDETALLPRAAEDIITGASFDNGVLCTAEKEVITTRAAHGRFLEAMRRDPRAFELSPSQIDAVTKLVIVEGGRGCKDPKLNRDFVGKDAAVIAKGAGISVPEGVRLLWADVPNDHPFVWTEQLMPVLPVTSAADIDAAIELGYHAEGYNRHTSSMHSMDVANLTKMGRRMACSIFVKNAPTFYGLGMGEGYATMSIGTPTGDGLTKATHFVRPLHCSLVGYFRIA
- a CDS encoding EutN/CcmL family microcompartment protein, whose product is MLFARVVGTIVSTQKEEKLVGRKLLLVRSADPQGAVQGAPLVAVDAVGAGEGELVLIVQGSSARQTARTEGAPVDATIVAIVDTVELGGKRVFFKKDDAQG
- the tpiA gene encoding triose-phosphate isomerase yields the protein MNKNRRPLIAGNWKMNLDLKGSLALVQGLLSSLPKPYEGPEILVAPPFTALTSVGSALKGGPIALGGQNLHWEEKGAFTGEIAPNQLKDAGCTHVIIGHSERRQYFGETDETVNKRIRAALKAGLVPVFCIGETLAERESQKTYRVLETQLSGGLKGLAAVELAALVIAYEPVWAIGTGKTATPAQAQDAHLFIRKTVARLLGQGFADAVRVLYGGSVTAENVDALMSEPDLDGALVGGASLKVEAFSRIIKFQTPVGR
- a CDS encoding BMC domain-containing protein codes for the protein MEALGMIETRGLVACVEAADAAVKAANVHIVGYEKVGTGLVTVLFRGEVAACRASCDAGGAAAQKVGELVAVHVIPQPHPDLEGKMPISLPETLARGRK
- the asnB gene encoding asparagine synthase (glutamine-hydrolyzing); protein product: MCGFAGQFRLDGKLPEAERVEAAAERLAHRGPDDAAAFRDERAALSFRRLSILDLANGRQPMSSADGRFTLVFNGEIYNHPVLKEELEARGVRYRTRSDAETVLHLFALHGEEAFRRLEGMFAVAVYDAHKRALTLARDPIGVKPLYYHFDGGTLAFASELRALAALLPHERIDPAAATDYLCYGLVHAPRTILEAALKLPPGHWLRLDAQGLRVEKYWELPSRHAGRHPRREVGFAEALAETERLLIASVREQLLSDVPVGAFLSGGVDSSLIAALMTRATRAKVETFNIGFSGARAGLDESAHARAVARYLGTEHHELVLPAAVLDDVAGLAECLDEPVADSAILPTYLLAKYARKRVKVVLTGEGADELFGGYNRYKAAWLSEAVAAMPAWGRRPAAALARGFGRGRLFEGIPYADLASWGRSSAHGDPEQYAIVLKPEFRAASHRIDALEWLKDYDEPHTLAGAQGFDLRTVLCDALLMKADKATMRASLEARVPFLDRRLVEYALGLPGSVKMRRLKGKYLLRRIAAKYLPRPIAFRRKHGFVVPWEEWVRSPKNSFLEDLLADRGFEGLGVFDVPRLRAMLAHLRAGSREIDTGLLYRIAVLGLWWRGLRSLPHPAVKN
- the pduL gene encoding phosphate propanoyltransferase, whose protein sequence is MHNSPVGALARDIAKDVLERIERSKTAVPVGISNKHVHLSAEHWDLLFGRDRKPTEMRRLRQPGYFACHETVDVEGPKGRLNGLRLIAPHRPKTQVELSRGDALALGLKPPVAGSGKLEGAAPVKVHGPKGSVEVQEGLIIPMRHLHLSPDEGRVLNLKTGDIVRMRAGIGGPRELVFEQVLVRVSPEFALELHVDSDEANAAWLKNGDFVHIT
- a CDS encoding bifunctional UDP-sugar hydrolase/5'-nucleotidase; the protein is MNRRTTLLSLAAALLLALPIAGVCAGESLRIQVFHTNDIHGWIMARPATYNKEDPSRMVGGAAVASNAIKKLSEPGVPRLLLDVGDWFQGTPEGNFTQGRSLAEYFNLLGYDALTVGNHEYDYGEENLKSLIGSINAPVLGANVLTAATNERVPYLKPWIIKDVGGVKVGMFALITTGMSTLVFPKNFPGRAAGDEIEWARKTVSELKAAGAEVVILLSHVGYADLDKTQFKDDKAIATAVPGIDLIVGGHSHTLLKEPWREPKNGTLVVQTGSSLNRLGKVVLEIDPKTHKILRSEDKVYDLWVDQYGEDPAVLKLVEKYRKEVGSALDVVIGSSTVMLRRERYEESSLGDWMCDCTRKYTKTQIAFQNSGGIRADLTAGPVTMRTVFSIMPFDNTLVTLTMTGAQLREALEHSVDGDRGILQVAGLTMRYEAAAPRGKKLREVLVGGKPLQDAESYSVTAADFVVGGGDGYASFQRGADPAYTPVLVRDMLEWCVRNYSPLAMPTDGRIQKL